The Macaca fascicularis isolate 582-1 chromosome 12, T2T-MFA8v1.1 genome has a segment encoding these proteins:
- the LOC102141967 gene encoding small ribosomal subunit protein uS10-like encodes MAFKDTGKTPVEAEVAIHRFLIKSLEKVCAGLIRGAKEKNLKVKGPVRMPTKTLRITTRKTSCGEGSTTWDRFQMRIHKRLIDLHSPSEIVKQITSITIELGVEVEVTIADAEVNYFNKLITSC; translated from the coding sequence ATGGCTTTTAAGGATACCGGAAAAACACCCGtggaggcggaggtggcaatTCACCGATTTCTAATCAAATCCCTGGAAAAGGTGTGTGCGGGCTTGATCAGAGGTGCAAAGGAAAAGAACCTGAAAGTGAAAGGACCAGTTCGAATGCCTACCAAGACTTTGAGAATCACTACAAGAAAAACTTCTTGTGGTGAAGGTTCTACGACGTGGGATCGTTTCCAGATGAGAATCCACAAGCGACTCATTGACTTGCACAGTCCTTCTGAGATTGTTAAGCAGATTACTTCCATCACTATTGAGCTAGGAGTTGAGGTGGAAGTCACCATTGCAGATGCTGAagtcaattattttaataaattgattaccagttgttaa